CATCGGGTCCCCTGTGTTTTAGAGAGATTAAAATGTCTTTTAAATCTTTAGATATATCTTCTCCAAAAATTCCAGCAATAGCACACATAATAATTCCTTTAGTTTAAATATTTATTAAAAACAGTTTTTGATTTATCATGAATTAGGTTTTTATATATAATATAATTATTACTGGAGTTTTAATAAAAACTTTTTTAAAATAACGATTGATCTGAAGTGAAACATAGGACTAACCATGATTCAACTTCTAAATAATTTAACCATCCTCATTTATCGAAAATATATAATATAGCACAACTAAACCGATTTAAGGCCATTAAATGGGCTATTAATAAGAAAAAAAATTTAACTTTAAAAAAATAATGTGGATAACGTCGATAATTACGCCTGAAAAAGTAAAAATCGTCTTAAGAATTAGTTTATTATTGATATTTCAATAATCAAAAAAATTACTTTTTAAATTAATAGTAAATGACAGGTATCATTTTTTTCAGGAACATCAAAGCTAACAAATTAATGTAAATTAATTTATAATTAATCGCAATCCGAAACATTTGATCCTAAGCAGGCACTGCAGTTGGAAGGGATATTATCTTTTTCTTTATGAAGTTGGCACATAATATCCTCAGCCTTAATTAATTTACAGATTTGACAAGTACGAGGTATTATGTCTATTTGACTGGCCCTGCCTTCCTTTAAATCAAGAGCAAATTCTTTAATCATTTTTTGAATTTGATCATTAAATTTGATACCATGTCCTCTTTTATCACTGATATATTGAGACACAGCAGGTTGAGTAATATCAAGTAAATCAGAAATTTCTTTCTGTTTCATTCCTAACTTAAGGAGTTCTTTAGCTAGTTCAGATCTGATGGTGGGAATAACATACCATACTACCATTTCACATGGAGGTTTCACATTTATCACTTTATTGTTGATTTATAAATTTTTTATATAATAAATAATAATTTGAATAATTTTAGAATAATTCTCTTATCTAATAATATACTATTTATTGTTTTCTTTTTTTATTGTATAATTTCTATCGCTTATTTTTTCTGAATCCCCTATTTCATTTTGATAATGATAAATAGAGATTATTGAATAATATTATATGCCTGCTCCCTCAGAAAAAATTTCTTCCATCTCGGTTTTTTTAATTAACAAACCATTATTTTTCATTATTTTGGATGTATATCCTAATTCTTTAATCTGAGATTCCATCTCATTTTGACGTTTTAAAATTAAATCAATTACTTCTGCAACAGGATCAGGTAGTTTTCCATGATCTAAATCTATGGCGCATTTCCTATCTTCTTGAACAACCCTACCGGGTATTCCAACACAGGTAGCTCCATTAGGAATAGATTTTAATACAACTGATCCAGCACCTATTTTAGAGCAATTACCAATATTAATATTCCCAATTATTT
The nucleotide sequence above comes from Methanobacterium alcaliphilum. Encoded proteins:
- a CDS encoding transcriptional regulator, whose translation is MKPPCEMVVWYVIPTIRSELAKELLKLGMKQKEISDLLDITQPAVSQYISDKRGHGIKFNDQIQKMIKEFALDLKEGRASQIDIIPRTCQICKLIKAEDIMCQLHKEKDNIPSNCSACLGSNVSDCD